The Leptolyngbyaceae cyanobacterium genome contains a region encoding:
- a CDS encoding cation diffusion facilitator family transporter, which yields MSHAHNHQHNHQHGHEFANYNRAFLIGVILNGGFVLCEATFGILSHSLALLADAGHNLSDVLGLLLAWGASILARRPTTPRYTYGLRRSSILAALLNAIFLLVATGGIAWEAIQRFIQPAAVEGSLVIGVATVGIIINTSTALLFLSGRHRDLNIRAAFWHMAADAFVSLGVVLAGIAILATGWLWFDPVVSLIIVIVIVVGTWELFKDSLKLALDAVPENIEPLAVLTYLSELPDVAQVHDLHIWGMSTTEIALTAHLVIPGGHPGDDFLARVVKDLHDRFGIEHATLQVEIGNSGLLCPQESCSNH from the coding sequence ATGTCTCACGCACATAACCATCAACACAACCATCAACACGGCCACGAATTTGCCAACTATAATCGTGCTTTCTTAATAGGCGTGATTCTGAACGGCGGATTTGTGCTTTGTGAAGCTACTTTTGGCATTCTGAGTCATTCTCTGGCACTGCTAGCCGATGCGGGACACAATCTCAGCGATGTTCTGGGATTGCTATTAGCTTGGGGTGCTTCGATTCTCGCCCGTCGCCCTACCACACCTCGATATACTTACGGTTTGCGGCGTTCTTCTATTTTGGCGGCGCTTTTGAATGCCATTTTTTTGTTAGTTGCTACTGGTGGTATTGCTTGGGAAGCCATCCAACGTTTTATTCAGCCTGCGGCAGTCGAAGGTAGTTTGGTAATTGGTGTTGCAACGGTGGGAATTATTATTAACACTTCTACCGCTTTACTTTTTTTGTCGGGTCGGCACAGAGATTTGAACATTCGCGCGGCTTTTTGGCATATGGCAGCTGATGCGTTTGTATCTTTGGGGGTTGTTTTAGCTGGCATTGCAATTCTGGCTACTGGTTGGCTGTGGTTTGACCCGGTAGTGAGTTTAATTATCGTCATAGTAATTGTAGTGGGAACTTGGGAATTGTTTAAAGATTCTCTGAAATTGGCTTTAGATGCGGTTCCCGAAAATATCGAACCGTTAGCTGTACTGACTTACCTATCAGAACTGCCCGATGTGGCCCAAGTTCACGATTTGCATATTTGGGGGATGAGTACTACGGAAATCGCTTTGACTGCACACTTAGTAATACCCGGAGGGCATCCGGGCGATGATTTCTTAGCGCGAGTAGTGAAGGATTTGCACGATCGCTTTGGTATCGAACACGCTACCCTACAAGTAGAAATAGGCAATTCAGGCTTACTTTGTCCTCAAGAATCCTGCTCTAATCATTAA
- a CDS encoding mechanosensitive ion channel family protein: MVDILEFSHLPLAFLSLPDNFTAFLIALVALGVGAVVLYILFFYVLRAIFRQMENDAALVSLSVSRGPILIVFILISLKISFRYLASGPIVDGIQRALSAFIILAITHWISQLFTQVVIYYLKAYARKTEAVWDDVLLPILERTIPVLAYLIGISLFLQTFGVDLTGIGLAVGSITVVLGLSVKEILGDFFGGLVLLIDTPFQFGDVISMNGSMAVIKNIGIRVTKLYMIDTHCEVYTPNSALGNRDIINLSRPTPHYAYSINIGVRVDADPVTASRILREIVLGHPDTLGNLDDKLLYIDHYEGFEPPEPGKISKKEAGRLRLMAERDVNDQLQKIEVEVEDLTTKIKSLERGGIDSDELKVVIKEYTDVLELVGLRVVTERKGRRVRYTLEEEQESVLKNTLIGLIRTWYEAWLKDPDLVAEDNILLPEEWEQKIEVLKTKMTKLYQRMANPRGEETRLDDYAVSFVQWLHDNFKESRTVWKEPKVRLNNIAGPGMEFTVKYYVDNIKLEHWERGYRVNNEVRREMIRRLRQAYIYNT, from the coding sequence ATGGTTGATATTTTAGAATTTTCCCATTTGCCACTGGCATTTCTATCTTTGCCAGATAACTTTACTGCTTTCCTAATAGCTTTAGTTGCTTTGGGAGTAGGAGCAGTAGTACTCTATATCCTATTTTTTTACGTGCTGCGAGCTATTTTCCGCCAAATGGAAAACGATGCGGCCTTAGTCAGTTTGAGCGTTTCTCGTGGCCCGATACTGATCGTTTTCATATTGATCAGCTTGAAAATTTCTTTTCGGTATTTGGCATCCGGGCCGATTGTAGATGGAATTCAAAGAGCGTTAAGCGCCTTTATTATTCTGGCAATTACCCACTGGATTTCTCAACTATTTACTCAAGTAGTTATTTATTACTTAAAAGCCTATGCACGGAAAACCGAGGCCGTTTGGGATGATGTATTACTCCCGATTTTAGAACGCACGATTCCGGTATTAGCTTACCTAATCGGGATATCCCTATTCTTACAAACATTCGGGGTTGACTTAACAGGTATTGGGTTAGCAGTAGGTAGTATTACCGTCGTACTCGGTTTGTCGGTAAAAGAAATTTTAGGAGACTTCTTCGGCGGATTAGTTTTGTTGATCGACACGCCGTTTCAATTCGGAGATGTCATCTCGATGAACGGGTCGATGGCAGTGATTAAAAACATCGGCATTCGGGTGACAAAGCTATACATGATCGATACTCACTGCGAGGTTTATACTCCTAACTCTGCCTTGGGAAATAGAGATATTATCAACCTCAGTCGTCCTACTCCTCACTACGCTTATTCTATTAATATTGGGGTGAGAGTGGATGCCGACCCAGTAACCGCATCGAGAATTTTAAGAGAAATCGTGTTAGGACATCCAGATACTTTGGGCAATCTGGATGACAAGCTTCTCTACATAGACCATTATGAGGGATTCGAGCCGCCAGAACCTGGTAAAATCTCGAAGAAAGAAGCTGGACGGCTCCGTCTAATGGCAGAAAGAGACGTGAACGATCAACTGCAAAAAATTGAAGTAGAAGTGGAGGATTTAACTACCAAAATTAAATCTTTAGAAAGAGGAGGGATAGACTCAGACGAACTGAAAGTAGTGATCAAAGAATATACTGATGTATTGGAATTGGTGGGTTTACGGGTAGTAACAGAGCGTAAAGGAAGACGAGTTCGCTACACTCTGGAAGAAGAACAAGAATCGGTTTTGAAAAATACCTTGATCGGGTTAATTAGAACTTGGTATGAAGCTTGGTTAAAAGACCCCGATCTGGTAGCTGAAGATAATATTTTGTTACCGGAAGAGTGGGAACAAAAAATTGAAGTGCTCAAAACTAAAATGACCAAGCTTTATCAAAGAATGGCTAACCCTCGCGGAGAGGAAACCAGACTAGATGACTACGCGGTCAGCTTCGTACAGTGGTTGCACGACAATTTCAAAGAGTCCCGAACTGTCTGGAAAGAGCCGAAAGTTCGCTTGAACAATATTGCTGGCCCTGGCATGGAATTTACTGTCAAGTACTACGTGGATAATATTAAGCTAGAGCATTGGGAGCGGGGATATCGCGTTAACAATGAAGTACGTAGAGAGATGATCCGGCGCTTGAGACAGGCTTACATCTACAACACTTAA
- the raiA gene encoding ribosome-associated translation inhibitor RaiA has protein sequence MKIVIHGKNIEITDAIREYVNQKIEKAAGHFLNSTNEVDVHLSVARNPRVNSKQIAEVTIYANGAVIRAEEGSETLYASIDLVADKIARKLRKYKEKRLDKKTQAQPKTSEVVEQAPVASDLIGDRTPELPGEVVRTKYFAMPPMTLTEALEQLQLVDHDFYMFRNAETGEINVIYERNHGGYGVIQPRQGNGHTNHKNGKTAQSSNAAAEKINAQKG, from the coding sequence ATGAAGATTGTAATTCATGGCAAAAATATTGAAATCACCGATGCAATTCGTGAGTACGTAAATCAAAAAATTGAAAAGGCAGCAGGTCATTTTTTAAATAGCACCAATGAAGTTGACGTACATCTTTCAGTCGCTCGCAATCCTCGGGTAAACTCCAAGCAGATCGCTGAAGTAACCATCTACGCTAACGGCGCAGTGATTCGAGCCGAAGAAGGCAGCGAAACCTTATATGCCAGCATAGACTTAGTAGCCGATAAAATTGCTCGTAAACTACGTAAATACAAAGAAAAACGACTCGATAAGAAAACTCAAGCTCAACCTAAAACTAGCGAAGTGGTGGAACAAGCACCAGTTGCATCGGATTTAATTGGCGATCGTACTCCGGAACTCCCTGGCGAAGTAGTACGTACCAAGTATTTTGCCATGCCGCCCATGACACTAACAGAAGCTTTGGAACAGCTACAATTAGTAGACCATGACTTTTATATGTTTCGCAATGCAGAAACAGGAGAAATCAACGTAATTTACGAACGAAATCATGGAGGTTATGGAGTAATTCAACCTCGTCAAGGCAACGGACATACTAATCATAAAAATGGGAAAACAGCCCAAAGTAGTAACGCTGCGGCAGAAAAAATAAACGCCCAGAAAGGATAA
- the lipB gene encoding lipoyl(octanoyl) transferase LipB: MIENGGQARVCWLCNEGLVEYAKALEWQRSLVSDRRERPSSPDLEDVLILLEHPPVYTLGQGASLEFLKFNPDGTAGSDKQVYRIERGGEVTYHCPGQLVGYPILNLRYYQPDLHWYLRQLEEVIIRVLALYGLSGERVAGFTGVWVSGRKVAAIGIKVSRWITMHGFALNVCPDLAGFKEIVPCGISDKPVGSLAEFIPDIQIDRVRQQVANAFAEVFGVELKEKSLQKPRSSSIRRHKKPSDMILLLDNQSIH, encoded by the coding sequence ATGATAGAGAATGGCGGTCAAGCTCGTGTTTGCTGGCTGTGTAATGAAGGGTTGGTAGAGTATGCTAAGGCGTTGGAATGGCAGCGATCGCTAGTGAGCGATCGTCGGGAAAGACCCTCTAGCCCGGATCTTGAAGATGTGTTAATTTTGCTGGAACATCCCCCCGTCTATACGCTAGGACAGGGAGCCAGCTTAGAATTCCTCAAATTCAACCCGGATGGTACGGCTGGCAGTGACAAGCAAGTTTACCGGATCGAAAGGGGTGGAGAAGTAACTTACCACTGTCCCGGTCAACTAGTGGGTTATCCGATTTTGAATTTACGATATTACCAACCAGACCTACACTGGTATCTTCGACAATTGGAAGAGGTAATCATCCGCGTGTTAGCTCTTTACGGTTTGTCGGGAGAGAGGGTAGCAGGCTTTACTGGCGTGTGGGTAAGCGGACGGAAAGTAGCCGCCATAGGTATCAAAGTCAGTCGTTGGATCACCATGCACGGCTTTGCTTTAAACGTTTGTCCTGACTTAGCAGGATTTAAGGAAATCGTTCCTTGTGGCATTTCAGATAAACCTGTCGGCAGTTTAGCCGAGTTTATTCCAGATATTCAGATCGATCGAGTTCGTCAACAAGTAGCAAATGCTTTTGCAGAAGTATTTGGAGTTGAATTAAAAGAAAAAAGCTTACAAAAACCAAGATCGAGCTCGATCCGCCGCCACAAAAAGCCTTCAGATATGATACTTTTGCTGGATAACCAAAGCATACATTGA